Proteins encoded by one window of Arachis hypogaea cultivar Tifrunner chromosome 1, arahy.Tifrunner.gnm2.J5K5, whole genome shotgun sequence:
- the LOC112699024 gene encoding RING-H2 finger protein ATL13, whose amino-acid sequence MAKGDSFLSPSQEPSFFLPHPNPPPPPPSLRTPSVIRSDSFSFNDKALKVSPSILLIIIILAIVFFVSGLLHLLVRFLWRPQSRDPDDFDNGTALQGQLQQLFHLHDAGVDQSFIDTLPVFHYKAIIGLKNPFDCAVCLCEFEPEDKLRLLPKCSHAFHMECIDTWLLSHSTCPLCRASLLPDFSANNTSNTCSPIVLVLESGSESSREIIAPERDTAAAAVARTSSVITSNSCEFGSSTRIDFQNKSGELTSSGDSNKVLNIDANGVEKVVTVKLGKFRNVDGGGGGEGSSSSNNNVDGRRCFSMGSFAYVMDESSSLQVPIRTPMKKKQSNSKKKSSLPLTPGHRPAMSEYDSESRRDFRFACFDASKIEDFGGAESSNTNCNGAAIGRGRIESFSISKIWLRGKKEEKQNAAGDSSRRAVSFRFPAPQKNAVGSSEEMKANKNVKFDTSSTISEMDIAKWENGGSEYGFDEESQSCNSIDFQARAPSFARRTLLWLTGRQNKVVHSSSDSSI is encoded by the coding sequence ATGGCTAAAGGAGACAGCTTTCTGTCTCCATCACAAGAACCATCTTTTTTTCTTCCTCACCcaaacccaccaccaccaccaccttcccTTCGAACTCCCTCTGTTATTCGATCTGACAGTTTCAGCTTCAACGATAAGGCCTTGAAGGTTAGTCCAAGCatactcctcatcatcatcatcctcgccATTGTTTTCTTCGTTTCTGGTTTGCTTCACCTACTTGTTAGGTTCCTATGGAGGCCTCAGAGTAGAGACCCTGATGATTTTGACAATGGCACTGCTCTTCAAGGCCAATTGCAGCAACTCTTCCATCTCCATGATGCTGGTGTTGATCAGTCCTTCATAGACACGCTCCCTGTGTTCCACTACAAAGCCATCATAGGCTTGAAGAACCCTTTTGACTGTGCCGTTTGTTTGTGTGAGTTTGAACCGGAGGACAAGCTTAGATTGTTGCCCAAATGTAGCCATGCTTTTCACATGGAGTGCATTGACACATGGCTTTTGTCTCATTCTACTTGTCCTCTCTGTAGAGCTAGCTTGCTCCCTGATTTCTCTGCTAACAACACCAGCAACACGTGTTCCCCCATTGTTCTTGTCCTCGAATCTGGGAGTGAGAGTTCTAGGGAGATTATTGCTCCCGAAAGAGATACTGCTGCTGCAGCTGTTGCAAGAACAAGCTCTGTCATAACATCGAATTCCTGTGAATTTGGATCATCAACAAGGAttgattttcaaaacaaatcagGTGAGTTGACTTCTTCAGGTGACAGCAACAAAGTTCTTAATATTGATGCAAATGGTGTAGAGAAAGTGGTGACTGTGAAGCTGGGCAAGTTTAGGAAtgttgatggtggtggtggtggagaagGAAGCAGTAGCAGCAACAACAATGTGGATGGAAGGAGGTGCTTCTCAATGGGGTCATTTGCTTATGTTATGGATGAGAGTTCTTCACTACAGGTACCAATAAGAACCCCAATGAAGAAGAAACAGTCAAATAGTAAAAAGAAGAGTTCTTTGCCTTTGACACCAGGGCACAGGCCTGCAATGTCAGAATATGACTCTGAGTCCAGAAGGGATTTCAGATTTGCATGCTTTGATGCCTCTAAAATTGAGGATTTTGGTGGTGCTGAAAGTAGTAACACTAATTGTAATGGGGCTGCAATTGGAAGGGGCAGAATAGAAAGCTTCTCTATATCAAAGATTTGGCTGAGagggaagaaggaggagaagcaaAATGCAGCTGGAGATTCGTCCAGAAGAGCTGTTTCATTCCGGTTTCCGGCACCACAGAAGAACGCTGTTGGTTCTTCAGAAGAGATGAAGGCTAATAAGAATGTGAAATTTGATACAAGTAGTACTATTTCAGAGATGGATATTGCTAAATGGGAGAATGGAGGAAGTGAATATGGGTTTGATGAAGAAAGCCAAAGCTGCAATAGTATTGATTTTCAAGCTAGAGCTCCTTCATTTGCCAGAAGGACTTTGCTTTGGCTCACTGGAAGACAGAACAAGGTTGTTCACTCTTCTTCTGATTCCAGCATCTAG